A window from Dromaius novaehollandiae isolate bDroNov1 chromosome 1, bDroNov1.hap1, whole genome shotgun sequence encodes these proteins:
- the MLNR gene encoding motilin receptor yields the protein MRGGGNGSGGEPWPWPPCDERLCSALPLRALIPVTAVCLGLFAVGVAGNVLTVLVIRGYRDMRTTTNLYLGSMAVSDLLILLGLPLDLYRLWRSRPWIFGQLLCRLSHYLSEGCTYCTILHITALTVERYLAICFPLKAKVVVTKRRVKAIIGALWAFAFLSAAPFFFLVGVEQADNQTDFSRECKPTPQAVESGLLGTMFWVTTAYFVLPVACLHVLYGCIGRQLWRSGVPLRGPDAALREKGHRQTLRILVVVVLAFVICWLPFHIGRIIFISTQDTRMMLFSQYFNIFALQLFYLSASINPILYNLISKKYRAAAYKLLLPQRSAERAFTVTKDAGGYTETSASASTRNEYTTTF from the exons ATGCGGGGCGGCGGGAACGGCAGCGGCGGCGAGCCGTGGCCCTGGCCGCCGTGCGACGAGCGGCTGTGCTCGGCGCTGCCGCTGCGGGCGCTCATCCCCGTCACCGCCGTGTGCCTGGGGCTCTTCGCCGTCGGCGTGGCCGGCAACGTCCTCACGGTGCTGGTGATCCGCGGCTACCGCGACATGCGGACCACCACCAACCTCTACCTGGGCAGCATGGCCGTGTCGGACCTGCTCatcctgctggggctgcccctggaCCTGTACCGCCTGTGGCGCTCGCGGCCCTGGATCTTCGGGCAGCTGCTGTGCCGCCTCTCGCACTACCTGAGCGAGGGCTGCACCTACTGCACCATCCTGCACATCACCGCCCTCACCGTGGAGCGCTACCTCGCCATCTGCTTCCCCCTCAAGGCCAAGGTGGTGGTCACCAAGCGCCGTGTCAAGGCCATCATCGGCGCCCTCTGGGCCTTCGCCTTCCTCTCCGCCGCGCCCTTCTTCTTCCTCGTCGGCGTGGAGCAGGCCGACAACCAGACCGACTTCAGCCGCGAGTGCAAGCCCACGCCGCAGGCCGTGGAGTCGGGGCTGCTGGGCACCATGTTCTGGGTCACCACCGCCTACTTCGTCCTGCCTGTCGCCTGCCTCCATGTCCTGTACGGCTGCATCGGCCGGCAGCTGTGGCGGAGCGGGGTGCCGCTGCGGGGCCCCGACGCTGCCCTCCGGGAGAAGGGCCACCGGCAGACCCTCAGGATCCTGG TGGTGGTGGTTCTGGCCTTTGTGATTTGCTGGTTGCCTTTCCACATTGGCAGGATCATATTTATAAGCACTCAGGATACCAGGATGATGCTCTTCTCCCAGTACTTTAACATTTTCGCTCTGCAGCTTTTCTACCTGAGTGCGTCCATCAACCCCATCCTCTACAACCTCATTTCGAAGAAGTACAGGGCAGCAGCCTACAAGCTGCTGCTGCCGCAGCGATCTGCAGAAAGGGCTTTCACTGTTACCAAAGATGCTGGCGGCTACACAGAGACGAGCGCAAGCGCAAGCACGAGGAACGAGTACACGACCACCTTCTGA